A genomic region of Chrysiogenes arsenatis DSM 11915 contains the following coding sequences:
- a CDS encoding sigma-54-dependent transcriptional regulator: protein MNLASRILVVDDTQSFRFIVKAFLDDAGYQATCAAGGAEALAALEQTSFDLVLSDMVMPEMDGLDLLHQIRRRYPLLPFVLITAHGSVDNAVAAMKDGADDYLLKPLNWEELLIVIKRLLTNAKMRANYDRMVNSEREQYSFHTINSVSSVMGEVLAAARQVAASPRTTIAIYGESGVGKEVLARAIHVTSGQNLTNFVAVNCAAIPETLLESELFGHVKGAFTGADREREGKCGRAHGGTLFLDEIGDMPLSLQPKLLRLLEERVYEKVGSDQLLSANFRVIVATHRSLEQCCKQGSFRSDLYHRLNVFPITIPPLRERREDIPHLTDCFLEIFRQHQGKPQLGLSQAALDKLLAYDWPGNIRELRNLLEYAAITSNGDLIQPKHLRLQPSDESCHGELGDGRISFGFNFSPEEFSLAAVNRQVLSWALAQCNNNKSSAARLLKASRKLFY from the coding sequence ATGAACCTTGCCTCACGCATACTGGTGGTCGATGACACGCAAAGCTTCCGTTTCATAGTGAAAGCGTTTTTGGATGATGCCGGTTATCAGGCTACCTGTGCCGCTGGGGGGGCTGAAGCGTTGGCGGCCTTGGAGCAGACCTCATTTGACCTCGTGTTGTCTGATATGGTCATGCCTGAGATGGATGGACTTGATTTACTGCATCAGATACGCCGCCGTTATCCCCTGCTCCCCTTTGTGCTGATTACCGCTCACGGCAGCGTTGATAATGCCGTGGCCGCCATGAAAGACGGAGCCGATGATTATCTGCTGAAACCGCTAAACTGGGAAGAGCTGCTGATTGTGATAAAGCGCTTATTGACCAATGCCAAGATGCGGGCTAACTACGACCGGATGGTCAATTCTGAACGCGAGCAATACAGCTTTCACACTATTAACTCCGTTTCGTCGGTCATGGGGGAAGTCCTTGCTGCTGCTCGGCAGGTAGCGGCGTCCCCTCGCACTACTATTGCCATCTATGGCGAAAGTGGAGTGGGTAAAGAGGTGCTGGCGCGCGCCATTCATGTTACTTCCGGACAGAATTTGACCAATTTTGTTGCTGTAAACTGTGCTGCTATTCCAGAAACCTTGCTCGAAAGCGAATTGTTCGGCCATGTGAAAGGGGCTTTTACTGGCGCCGACCGTGAGCGCGAGGGAAAGTGTGGTCGGGCTCACGGTGGCACCCTGTTTCTCGATGAGATCGGCGATATGCCGCTGTCGTTGCAACCAAAGTTACTGCGTCTGCTGGAAGAGCGCGTCTATGAAAAAGTCGGCTCGGATCAGCTCCTATCCGCCAACTTCCGAGTTATTGTCGCTACGCACCGCAGTCTCGAACAATGCTGCAAACAGGGGAGTTTCCGCAGTGACCTCTACCATCGCTTAAACGTTTTTCCCATCACCATTCCTCCCTTGCGTGAACGGCGCGAAGACATCCCGCATCTGACTGATTGTTTTCTGGAAATTTTTAGACAGCATCAGGGTAAACCGCAGCTCGGCCTTTCACAGGCGGCACTTGACAAACTACTTGCCTACGACTGGCCCGGCAATATTCGTGAGCTACGCAACCTGCTTGAGTATGCCGCTATTACTTCTAATGGCGACCTGATTCAACCAAAGCACCTACGTCTGCAACCGTCAGATGAATCCTGCCATGGAGAGCTGGGTGATGGGCGTATCTCCTTCGGTTTCAACTTTTCCCCGGAAGAGTTTTCCCTCGCTGCCGTGAATCGACAAGTCTTGAGCTGGGCGCTCGCTCAGTGTAACAACAATAAATCCTCTGCCGCCCGCCTACTAAAAGCATCCCGCAAGCTGTTTTACTGA
- a CDS encoding PAS domain-containing hybrid sensor histidine kinase/response regulator, which yields MEHNDQQIIKQLQAQLAEKTAQLLEVENKLKHTYDELERTIAEQQQTEEALRESESKYRLLTENASDVVWRLDSEYRFTYVSPADERLRGYKADEVLGRHVFEMFNEDGIAAIKKMAQQRLEAERRGIYTDVITFEAEHRCKDGSWLWAEIRYSAERDVDGKVTGFHGITREITERKLAEDETRRAKAVAEEASKAKSQFLATMSHEIRTPLNALVGFSTLARKATDPAKINQYLSILEHSSRSLMDLVNDILDVSKIDAGRLELEAMSIHLRQFLASLEEQYHHLAAQKMLTFRVTVDDRIPSWVLGDPIRLRQILTNLLANAVKFTENGEISCTISRHENGTDQLIRFEVRDSGIGIPASFLTDIFSPFRQLDPTISRKFGGSGLGLAIVHSLVKLMKGTIAVKSTEGVGSCFIVDLPLQETEPLSEKLFAVPVMLEPSEILVVEDNRFNRQLLGDILTSWGHLVTLTENGHQALVLAEQQPFDLVLLDIRMPGIDGIEVARRIRQREQERSQTAVPIIAITADTDIATREACHMGGINAVLQKPLIPDQLARVIATQLEGTKSISQKNIPQLTQQTLVGLSNNPKRIDNFQQILVTDIANELQCLRNSLAQGDRNEFRRAAHTLKGLYGYMTKRQPVELASWLVHHASVASTGELWQIVEQLSAIEAECPQRLQEYTE from the coding sequence ATGGAACACAACGACCAGCAGATCATCAAGCAACTACAAGCACAGCTTGCAGAAAAAACGGCTCAACTACTCGAAGTTGAGAACAAACTGAAACACACCTATGACGAATTGGAAAGAACCATTGCTGAACAGCAGCAAACTGAAGAAGCACTGCGGGAGAGCGAGAGCAAATATCGCCTGTTAACCGAAAACGCATCCGATGTGGTTTGGCGGCTTGACAGCGAGTACCGCTTTACCTATGTCAGCCCGGCGGATGAGCGGCTGCGTGGTTACAAGGCAGACGAAGTGCTAGGCCGCCATGTGTTTGAGATGTTTAACGAAGACGGTATCGCGGCCATCAAGAAAATGGCGCAACAGCGGCTTGAGGCAGAACGGCGCGGGATCTATACCGATGTTATCACTTTTGAGGCGGAGCATCGCTGTAAGGATGGGAGCTGGCTGTGGGCAGAAATTCGCTACTCGGCAGAGCGTGACGTAGATGGGAAAGTGACTGGATTCCATGGCATTACGCGGGAAATCACCGAGCGCAAACTCGCAGAGGATGAGACCCGCCGAGCCAAGGCCGTGGCCGAAGAGGCCAGTAAAGCTAAGAGCCAATTCTTGGCCACCATGAGCCATGAGATACGCACACCGCTGAATGCCCTCGTGGGATTCAGCACCCTGGCGCGCAAAGCGACGGATCCCGCGAAAATCAATCAGTACTTGTCAATCTTAGAGCACTCATCCCGTTCGTTGATGGATCTCGTGAATGATATCTTGGACGTCAGCAAGATTGATGCGGGGCGGCTGGAGCTTGAGGCGATGTCTATTCATCTTCGTCAATTTCTCGCCAGCCTCGAAGAACAGTACCATCATCTGGCCGCTCAGAAAATGTTGACTTTTCGAGTGACGGTAGACGACAGAATTCCAAGCTGGGTTTTGGGCGATCCGATCCGTCTGCGCCAGATCCTGACCAATCTGCTTGCCAATGCGGTGAAATTTACCGAAAACGGAGAAATATCCTGCACCATTAGTCGCCACGAAAACGGCACCGATCAACTTATTCGTTTTGAAGTGCGAGATAGCGGCATCGGCATACCCGCTTCCTTTCTAACGGATATCTTTAGCCCTTTTCGCCAGCTCGACCCAACCATCTCGCGTAAGTTTGGCGGCTCCGGTCTTGGTTTGGCAATTGTCCACAGTTTGGTGAAATTGATGAAAGGAACAATAGCGGTAAAGAGTACCGAAGGGGTCGGCAGTTGCTTTATCGTCGATCTGCCACTGCAGGAAACGGAGCCACTATCCGAAAAGCTTTTTGCTGTGCCGGTAATGCTTGAGCCATCTGAGATTCTGGTCGTCGAGGATAACCGTTTTAACCGGCAGCTGCTGGGTGACATTCTCACCTCATGGGGACACTTGGTGACGCTGACGGAAAATGGTCATCAGGCTCTGGTACTGGCAGAGCAACAGCCTTTCGATTTGGTCTTGCTGGATATCCGTATGCCAGGCATCGATGGCATTGAGGTTGCTCGCAGGATCCGGCAGCGAGAGCAGGAGCGTTCGCAAACAGCGGTGCCGATAATCGCTATTACCGCCGATACCGATATTGCAACCCGCGAAGCCTGTCATATGGGCGGTATCAACGCGGTGTTACAAAAGCCATTGATCCCAGACCAGCTGGCACGAGTCATTGCGACACAGCTTGAAGGAACAAAGAGCATCTCCCAAAAAAATATCCCGCAGCTAACGCAGCAAACCCTTGTTGGCCTGAGCAACAACCCTAAGCGTATTGATAATTTTCAACAGATATTAGTGACGGATATTGCCAACGAACTCCAGTGCTTGCGGAATTCACTTGCGCAGGGTGACCGGAATGAATTTCGCCGGGCGGCTCATACCTTAAAAGGGCTGTATGGATATATGACCAAACGGCAGCCGGTGGAATTAGCGAGCTGGCTGGTGCATCATGCCTCCGTTGCCTCAACTGGAGAGTTGTGGCAGATAGTAGAGCAGCTTTCAGCTATTGAGGCAGAATGTCCTCAGCGACTTCAGGAGTATACCGAATGA
- a CDS encoding reverse transcriptase domain-containing protein, with amino-acid sequence MPKRFGNLYDKIFTVDNLFEAYRTARKNKRKKLNVHLFECDLGGNIMRLHEELHSGNYTPRPYKKFTVREPKPREISAPDFRDVVVQHAIYKVILPIFDKTFIHNSYGCRRNKGTHKASDRAQQYLRESPPDSYTLQLDIRKYYYSINRETLRNLLEKKIKDKRLIDLIMLFANGEGKTGVPIGNLLSQLLALIYLNKLDHFIQRELKVSKYVRYVDDFILFGLSSDQAKMYLKKIQEFLLLQLQLTLSKWGIAKVSRGVNFVGFRTWRNMRFVRKHSMKSMTKAIKRGKIESIISILGNAHKTSSFKWFCMRIKAMRPELISKIPNYKELSA; translated from the coding sequence ATGCCTAAACGTTTCGGTAATTTATATGACAAGATTTTTACGGTTGACAACCTGTTCGAAGCGTACCGGACAGCAAGAAAGAACAAGCGCAAGAAATTGAACGTACATCTTTTTGAGTGCGACCTTGGCGGTAACATCATGCGACTACATGAAGAATTGCATAGTGGGAACTACACACCACGACCGTACAAGAAATTCACTGTGCGCGAACCGAAGCCGCGTGAAATATCGGCACCGGACTTTAGGGATGTTGTTGTGCAACATGCTATTTATAAAGTGATTTTGCCGATATTCGACAAAACATTCATTCACAATAGCTACGGTTGCCGCAGAAACAAAGGAACTCACAAGGCCAGCGACCGCGCACAGCAATACTTGCGGGAATCGCCGCCCGACAGCTACACGCTTCAGCTTGATATTCGCAAATACTATTACAGCATCAACCGCGAAACCTTACGCAATCTTTTAGAAAAGAAAATCAAAGATAAGCGATTGATTGACCTGATTATGTTATTCGCCAACGGAGAGGGCAAAACTGGAGTACCAATTGGAAATTTATTATCGCAACTGCTGGCGCTGATATACCTAAATAAGCTCGACCATTTTATCCAGCGTGAGCTTAAAGTCAGCAAGTATGTGCGCTATGTTGATGATTTTATTTTGTTCGGGCTTAGTAGCGATCAAGCAAAAATGTATCTCAAAAAAATACAAGAATTTCTATTGCTGCAATTGCAGCTCACGCTTTCTAAGTGGGGTATTGCAAAGGTATCTCGCGGGGTGAATTTTGTTGGATTCAGAACATGGCGCAATATGCGTTTCGTGCGAAAACATAGCATGAAGAGTATGACGAAAGCGATCAAGCGCGGAAAAATTGAAAGCATTATCAGCATACTTGGTAACGCTCATAAAACATCTTCATTCAAATGGTTTTGCATGAGGATCAAGGCAATGCGCCCAGAGCTTATTTCAAAAATACCAAACTACAAGGAGTTATCCGCATGA
- a CDS encoding four helix bundle protein: MSRHIPKNENPQATIFHKCREMIKLLNIHLNHFPKHEKYALCNEIRNAAYDVYSLLVECKKRYHNKTSLTKLDVRHEQLRMLVNLAYELGYYEFHNSASTRSESEANRRYSAICVYINELGAMIGGWIRNLKSEINLGVVDQ; encoded by the coding sequence ATGTCGCGCCACATTCCAAAAAACGAAAACCCACAAGCAACGATATTCCATAAGTGTAGGGAAATGATAAAGTTATTAAATATCCACTTGAACCATTTCCCAAAGCACGAAAAATATGCTTTGTGCAACGAAATTCGGAATGCGGCTTACGACGTTTACTCTCTTTTGGTTGAGTGCAAGAAACGGTACCACAACAAGACAAGCCTTACCAAGCTAGATGTAAGGCATGAACAGTTAAGGATGCTAGTTAATCTTGCCTATGAGTTGGGTTACTATGAGTTTCACAATAGCGCGTCAACGCGAAGCGAGAGCGAAGCAAATAGAAGGTACTCTGCTATTTGTGTTTACATCAATGAGCTTGGCGCGATGATTGGTGGCTGGATAAGAAACCTGAAAAGTGAAATTAACCTTGGGGTGGTCGATCAATAG